A stretch of Eriocheir sinensis breed Jianghai 21 chromosome 68, ASM2467909v1, whole genome shotgun sequence DNA encodes these proteins:
- the LOC126988282 gene encoding nuclear apoptosis-inducing factor 1-like: protein MASAVKRRRHNFSTEEVLALITAVRQRWHTITGPLSSCLTAAAKQRAWEAVVEEVNAVSGVGRSVEEYCTGGGSVQTDTLTDAEEAKAQVLDPAVVAGTGSDLESDPRPTPSVSAGATSAALAVTPQPTL, encoded by the exons ATGGCGTCAGCTGTGAAGAGAAGGCGGCACAATTTTTCCACCGAGGAAGTTTTAGCCCTCATCACAGCGGTGCGGCAAAGATGGCACACCATCACAGGGCCGCTGTCATCTTGCCTCACCGCTGCAGCCAAACAACGAGCTTGGgaagctgtggtggaggaggtcaacGCCGTGAGTGGGGTCGGGCGCAGCGTGGAGGAG tattgTACAGGTGGCGGCTCTGTACAAACGGACACCCTCACCGATGCTGAGGAGGCCAAGGCGCAGGTGCTGGACCCTGCAGTTGTAGCGGGCACAGGATCCGATTTAGAATCAGATCCTCGTCCAACACCTTCTGTGTCCGCAG gggccacttctgcggcacttGCCGTAACACCCCAGCCCACACTGTGA